Proteins encoded within one genomic window of Leptolyngbya sp. CCY15150:
- a CDS encoding J domain-containing protein: protein MAQNSFSSEWLKTLSDPYAVLGLSVSADDRRVLKRYRIVAKQLHPDVYQATEDATKSLAGQILARLVNPAYQKLKQDSGRAEVMATLRFRVRRAAKDAPIAPQGSLAKRLLTVPSHSLETFYEEAIASLIDHQYQALDQFEATTLQLGELNLVYLQLKMGEPLLREKRSGIVPKKEAQPIQFASIPTEERQPELSYAQRHYHRAQEYIKKKNWSMAVQELRDAIRLEPEHSQYHAVLARVYLVQNLQGMAKVHFRQALKLDPENPLALKYAEQVNLTVNGAQPAPKPTEPQQKRNGLLGIFSRKR from the coding sequence ATGGCTCAGAACTCTTTTTCCAGTGAATGGCTCAAAACACTGTCCGACCCCTATGCCGTCTTAGGACTGTCTGTATCGGCTGATGATCGCCGGGTGTTGAAACGGTATCGTATTGTAGCCAAGCAGCTCCACCCCGATGTTTATCAAGCAACGGAAGACGCCACCAAGAGTTTAGCCGGCCAAATTCTAGCTCGGTTGGTGAACCCTGCCTATCAAAAACTAAAGCAAGACAGCGGACGGGCGGAAGTGATGGCAACGCTGCGTTTTCGGGTGCGCCGGGCTGCCAAAGATGCCCCGATCGCCCCCCAAGGTAGCTTGGCCAAGCGGCTGCTCACCGTGCCGTCCCATTCCCTAGAAACCTTTTATGAAGAAGCGATCGCTTCTCTAATTGACCATCAATACCAGGCACTCGATCAGTTTGAAGCCACCACCTTGCAACTGGGCGAGCTGAATCTGGTGTATTTGCAACTGAAAATGGGCGAGCCGCTTCTACGGGAAAAACGCAGCGGCATTGTGCCGAAAAAAGAAGCGCAGCCGATTCAATTTGCCAGCATTCCCACGGAAGAGCGCCAGCCAGAACTGAGCTACGCCCAGCGGCACTATCATCGAGCCCAGGAATATATTAAGAAGAAAAACTGGTCGATGGCGGTGCAAGAACTACGGGATGCCATTCGCCTAGAGCCAGAGCATAGTCAATATCATGCCGTCTTGGCTCGGGTATACCTGGTGCAAAACCTCCAGGGCATGGCCAAAGTACATTTTCGCCAGGCCCTGAAGCTCGATCCTGAAAATCCCCTAGCGCTAAAATACGCGGAGCAAGTCAACCTGACGGTCAATGGTGCCCAGCCTGCCCCCAAGCCCACAGAACCCCAGCAGAAGCGGAATGGTCTTTTGGGTATTTTTTCCCGCAAGCGCTAG
- a CDS encoding TldD/PmbA family protein, whose protein sequence is MPITLDDAKTLLDELLTRYRAQVDYLAIRLEESAGTDILLRGSKIEALSEGIALGGQIRACHKGGWGFASFNRIDDIRAHLERAIAAARMVGDEETLLAEVDPVQAVRSLPLTGTDPRRIALSDKKALCDRYADILRSVDDRIATTSVRYGDNAQRIILMTSDGTLLEQSWVDMEMRFAATARSGETVQTGRETTGSRRAYEDLAGLDHQVRSAAQRAVDALALPSVRGNTYTVVIDPILSGLFVHEAFGHLSEADMAYENPDILEVMTLGRRFGPKELQIFDGAAPEGHRGSYYYDDEGVPATTTQLIEDGVLVGRLHSRETAGKLGEAPTGNARCLSYHYPPIVRMTNTWIERGNTPVDQLFDGIQEGVYARNWLGGMTNGEMFTFTAGEAWMIRNGKVAEPVRDVTLSGNVFTTLADIDAIGDDFFWDESGGCGKGGQSGLAVGCGGPSLRIRDVVVGGEADI, encoded by the coding sequence ATGCCGATAACTCTGGATGACGCCAAAACGCTGCTGGATGAGTTGCTCACCCGCTATCGTGCCCAAGTGGACTATCTCGCCATTCGCCTCGAAGAATCGGCAGGCACAGATATTCTGCTGCGGGGTAGCAAGATTGAGGCTCTTAGCGAGGGCATTGCCCTCGGCGGACAAATTCGCGCTTGCCATAAGGGCGGCTGGGGATTCGCCAGCTTTAACCGCATTGATGATATTCGTGCCCATCTTGAACGGGCGATCGCTGCGGCTCGGATGGTGGGCGATGAAGAAACCCTCTTAGCCGAGGTTGATCCAGTGCAAGCGGTGCGATCGCTGCCCTTAACTGGAACGGATCCGCGACGCATTGCCTTGTCCGACAAAAAAGCCTTGTGCGATCGCTATGCCGACATTTTGCGCAGTGTGGACGATCGGATTGCCACCACCTCCGTCCGCTATGGTGATAATGCCCAGCGGATTATTTTGATGACCTCCGACGGAACGCTGCTGGAACAATCCTGGGTGGATATGGAAATGCGCTTTGCGGCCACGGCCCGCAGTGGCGAAACGGTGCAAACGGGACGGGAAACCACTGGCTCTCGGCGGGCCTACGAAGATTTAGCCGGTTTGGATCATCAGGTGCGCAGTGCGGCCCAGCGGGCCGTGGATGCCCTGGCCCTGCCTTCCGTGCGCGGCAACACCTACACCGTGGTGATTGACCCAATTTTGAGTGGATTGTTTGTCCATGAAGCCTTCGGGCATCTTTCGGAAGCGGATATGGCCTACGAAAATCCCGATATTTTGGAAGTGATGACCCTGGGGCGGCGGTTTGGCCCCAAAGAGCTACAGATTTTTGACGGTGCGGCCCCTGAAGGGCATCGCGGCAGCTACTACTACGATGATGAGGGGGTGCCTGCCACCACCACTCAGCTCATTGAAGATGGCGTCTTGGTGGGACGGCTGCACTCGCGGGAAACAGCGGGCAAGCTGGGCGAAGCACCGACGGGAAATGCTCGCTGCCTCAGCTACCACTATCCGCCGATTGTGCGCATGACCAATACCTGGATTGAGCGCGGCAATACGCCGGTTGATCAACTGTTTGACGGCATCCAAGAGGGGGTTTATGCCCGCAACTGGCTCGGCGGCATGACCAACGGGGAAATGTTTACCTTCACGGCCGGGGAGGCCTGGATGATCCGCAATGGCAAGGTGGCGGAGCCGGTGCGGGATGTCACCCTGTCGGGCAATGTGTTTACCACCCTGGCGGATATTGACGCGATCGGCGATGACTTTTTCTGGGATGAATCGGGCGGCTGCGGTAAGGGCGGCCAGAGCGGCTTAGCGGTCGGCTGTGGTGGCCCAAGTTTACGGATTCGGGATGTTGTTGTCGGCGGTGAGGCAGATATCTAG
- a CDS encoding carbohydrate ABC transporter permease: MKLLNVLNPWHRSQPPLARYRQQRRGVRLKTWLSAAPVHLTLVAIALLWTLPTAGLWISSLRPAADLSQSGWWTVFQHPFELTQYSLQNYRDVLTAEHMGRAFLNSLMITLPATLIPVAIATLAAYGLAWMRFPGRQMIMVGIVGLLVVPLQMTLIPVLRSYRDLGLVGQFAAVWLAHTGYGLPLGIYLLRNYIGSLPREVLDAAAIDGASHWQTLTKLVVPLSLPAIASFAVFQFLWVWNDFLVALVYLGAANEVAPVTVQLSRLVGSRGQDWHLLTAGAFVTMVVPLAVFFALQRQFVRGILAGSLKG, from the coding sequence ATGAAGCTGTTGAATGTCTTGAATCCCTGGCATCGCTCCCAGCCACCCTTGGCTCGTTATCGGCAGCAGCGCAGAGGAGTACGGCTGAAAACCTGGTTGAGCGCCGCTCCCGTTCACCTAACGCTGGTGGCGATCGCTCTCCTGTGGACGTTACCGACGGCTGGCCTCTGGATTAGCTCCCTGCGGCCAGCGGCCGATCTATCCCAGAGCGGCTGGTGGACGGTGTTCCAACATCCCTTTGAGCTCACCCAATATTCTCTACAAAACTACCGTGATGTGCTGACGGCGGAACATATGGGGCGAGCCTTTCTCAATAGTTTGATGATCACCCTCCCCGCTACGCTGATTCCCGTAGCGATCGCCACCCTAGCCGCCTACGGCCTAGCCTGGATGCGTTTTCCAGGGCGGCAGATGATCATGGTGGGCATCGTCGGTCTTTTGGTGGTGCCGCTGCAGATGACCTTGATTCCGGTGCTGCGAAGCTACCGAGATCTGGGGCTTGTGGGTCAGTTTGCTGCTGTCTGGTTGGCCCATACTGGCTACGGCCTGCCCCTAGGCATTTACCTATTGCGCAATTACATCGGCAGCCTGCCCCGCGAGGTGCTGGACGCTGCCGCCATCGATGGTGCCAGCCATTGGCAAACGTTGACCAAGCTGGTGGTACCCCTTTCCCTACCGGCGATCGCTTCTTTTGCTGTCTTTCAGTTCCTCTGGGTGTGGAATGATTTTTTGGTGGCGCTAGTGTATCTGGGGGCGGCTAATGAGGTTGCTCCGGTGACGGTGCAACTCAGTCGCCTAGTCGGCTCGCGTGGCCAAGACTGGCACCTGTTAACCGCTGGCGCATTTGTTACCATGGTGGTGCCGTTGGCGGTGTTTTTCGCCCTCCAGCGTCAGTTTGTCCGAGGTATTCTTGCCGGGTCGCTCAAGGGGTGA
- a CDS encoding extracellular solute-binding protein, giving the protein MTKITRRKLIQTGLAAGAFAATTRCAQNPAPLGTPNNPAQGPEVNTNQIADVTLRMIGTGVSQINEIKEKAEEDLGFKLELRALSTEENNQIAITQPDQYDIFDGEYFSLPLVVPSGNLQPVDISRITDFDKIVPIFTTGSLYDGAPVNTSQGTSPIRVMYVQGEDSSEFATEATGWATLIPFQYNADTLGYRPDLVGRTIESWAELFNDEFQGKTSILDIPSIGIIDAAMVAEALGLMEFADKGNMTREELDQITTILIERKRAGQFRAFWKTFDESVNFMSSGEVVLQSMWSPAVTAVKSQGIECIYAPLKEGYRGWGGGIGLSRNLSGIQRDAAYEYINWMLEGWVGAFLGRQGYYSAAPENARKYMSEAEWAFWYEGQAASEDMVDPFGKTLEKAGAVRDGGSFEERMGNVVVWNSVMEEQVYLVQKWNEFIAA; this is encoded by the coding sequence ATGACTAAAATTACCCGTCGCAAACTCATTCAAACTGGTCTAGCTGCCGGTGCCTTTGCGGCCACCACCCGTTGCGCCCAGAACCCAGCTCCCCTTGGCACCCCCAATAATCCGGCCCAGGGGCCCGAGGTCAATACTAATCAAATTGCGGATGTCACCCTGCGGATGATTGGCACCGGGGTATCGCAAATTAATGAAATTAAAGAGAAAGCCGAAGAAGATCTAGGGTTCAAGCTAGAATTGCGCGCCCTGAGTACCGAAGAAAATAACCAGATTGCGATTACCCAGCCCGATCAGTACGACATTTTTGACGGAGAATATTTCAGCCTGCCCTTGGTCGTGCCGTCGGGGAACCTACAGCCCGTAGACATTAGCCGAATTACCGATTTCGACAAAATTGTGCCGATCTTTACCACCGGATCGCTTTATGATGGCGCGCCGGTGAATACCTCCCAGGGCACCTCGCCGATCCGGGTTATGTATGTGCAGGGCGAAGACTCTAGCGAATTTGCCACCGAAGCCACCGGCTGGGCGACCCTGATTCCCTTCCAATACAACGCTGACACCCTTGGCTACCGTCCTGACTTGGTGGGGCGCACCATCGAGAGCTGGGCAGAACTCTTTAACGATGAATTCCAAGGCAAAACCTCCATTCTTGATATTCCCTCCATTGGCATTATTGACGCGGCCATGGTCGCTGAAGCTTTGGGGCTCATGGAGTTTGCCGATAAAGGCAATATGACTCGGGAAGAGCTGGATCAAATTACCACGATCTTGATTGAGCGGAAGCGGGCTGGTCAGTTCCGTGCCTTCTGGAAGACCTTTGATGAATCGGTCAACTTTATGTCCTCCGGTGAGGTGGTGCTGCAGTCTATGTGGTCGCCTGCGGTGACAGCGGTGAAATCCCAAGGCATTGAATGTATCTATGCGCCGCTTAAAGAAGGCTATCGCGGCTGGGGCGGCGGTATTGGTCTATCCCGCAATCTGTCCGGCATTCAGCGGGATGCCGCCTATGAATACATTAACTGGATGTTAGAAGGCTGGGTGGGAGCTTTCCTCGGTCGCCAAGGCTACTACAGTGCTGCTCCTGAAAATGCTCGGAAATACATGTCTGAGGCGGAATGGGCTTTCTGGTATGAAGGACAAGCCGCCAGCGAAGACATGGTAGACCCCTTCGGCAAGACCTTAGAAAAAGCTGGAGCCGTGCGCGATGGCGGTTCCTTTGAGGAACGCATGGGCAATGTTGTGGTCTGGAATTCGGTGATGGAGGAGCAAGTCTACTTGGTGCAGAAGTGGAATGAGTTTATCGCGGCCTAA
- the ftsH3 gene encoding ATP-dependent zinc metalloprotease FtsH3, with product MNKRWRNAGLYALLAVVVIFLGTSLLSDRQPQVQDTWRYSEFIERVEQNQVEKVSISSDRARATITAQDGSKVLVNLVNDPDLLNILTQNDVDISVAPQPEDNVFARVFGSLLIPFLLLIVLFFVLRRAQSGPGNQAMNFGKSKARVQMEPQTQVTFGDVAGIEQAKLELAEVVDFLKNADRFTAIGAKIPKGVLLVGPPGTGKTLLAKAVAGEAGVPFFSISGSEFVEMFVGVGASRVRDLFEQAKSNAPCIVFIDEIDAVGRQRGAGLGGGNDEREQTLNQLLTEMDGFEGNTGIIIIAATNRPDVLDAALLRPGRFDRQVVVDRPDYAGRLEILNVHARGKTLAKDVDLDRIARRTPGFTGADLSNLLNEAAILAARRNLTEISMDEVNDAIDRVLAGPEKKDRVMSEKRKTLVAYHEAGHALVGALMPDYDPVQKISIIPRGRAGGLTWFTPSEDRMDSGLYSRSYLQNQMAVALGGRIAEEIIFGDEEVTTGASNDLQQVARVARQMVMRFGMSDRLGPVALGRQQGNMFLGRDIAAERDFSEETAAAVDDEVRNLVDQAYRRAKSVLVDNRTVLDHLAQMLVERETVDAEELQELLASSDVKMATIA from the coding sequence GTGAATAAGCGGTGGAGAAACGCAGGACTATACGCACTCTTAGCGGTCGTGGTGATCTTTTTGGGAACATCGTTGCTCAGCGATCGCCAGCCCCAAGTGCAAGATACCTGGCGCTATAGCGAATTTATTGAACGGGTTGAGCAAAATCAAGTTGAAAAGGTCAGCATCAGCTCTGATCGCGCTCGCGCCACCATCACCGCCCAAGATGGCAGCAAGGTGCTCGTGAACCTCGTCAACGATCCAGACCTGCTCAACATCCTGACGCAGAACGACGTCGATATTTCCGTTGCCCCTCAGCCTGAAGATAACGTGTTTGCAAGGGTCTTCGGCTCCCTGCTGATTCCCTTCCTGCTGCTGATTGTGCTGTTCTTTGTGTTGCGTCGCGCCCAGAGCGGCCCCGGCAACCAAGCGATGAACTTCGGTAAGTCGAAAGCTCGGGTGCAAATGGAACCCCAAACCCAGGTCACCTTTGGTGATGTGGCCGGGATTGAGCAAGCCAAGCTAGAGCTAGCAGAAGTGGTGGACTTCTTGAAAAATGCCGATCGCTTCACGGCCATCGGTGCCAAGATCCCCAAGGGTGTCCTGCTGGTGGGCCCTCCTGGAACCGGTAAAACCCTATTGGCGAAGGCTGTTGCTGGTGAGGCAGGCGTCCCCTTCTTCTCCATCTCCGGTTCTGAATTTGTGGAAATGTTCGTCGGGGTGGGTGCATCCCGCGTCCGCGACCTGTTTGAACAAGCCAAGTCCAATGCTCCCTGTATCGTCTTTATTGATGAAATTGATGCCGTCGGTCGTCAGCGGGGTGCGGGTCTCGGGGGCGGTAACGATGAGCGTGAGCAAACGCTAAACCAGTTGCTCACCGAGATGGATGGTTTTGAAGGCAACACCGGTATCATCATCATCGCGGCAACCAACCGTCCCGATGTGTTGGATGCCGCGCTGCTGCGTCCCGGCCGTTTCGATCGCCAAGTCGTGGTCGATCGCCCCGACTATGCCGGTCGTCTCGAAATCCTCAACGTTCACGCCCGTGGCAAAACCTTGGCGAAAGATGTGGATCTCGATCGCATCGCCCGCCGGACTCCCGGATTCACCGGCGCGGATCTCTCCAACTTGCTGAACGAAGCAGCCATTCTTGCTGCCCGTCGCAACCTCACCGAAATCTCCATGGACGAAGTCAACGACGCCATCGATCGCGTCTTGGCTGGGCCCGAGAAGAAAGATCGGGTGATGAGCGAGAAGCGCAAGACCTTGGTGGCCTACCACGAAGCCGGTCACGCCTTGGTGGGTGCCCTGATGCCCGACTATGACCCGGTGCAAAAAATCAGCATCATCCCTCGGGGTCGTGCCGGTGGACTCACCTGGTTCACCCCCAGCGAAGACCGCATGGATTCTGGTCTTTACTCACGCTCCTACCTACAAAACCAAATGGCCGTTGCCCTAGGTGGACGGATTGCTGAAGAAATCATCTTCGGCGATGAAGAAGTCACCACCGGCGCGTCCAATGACCTGCAGCAGGTAGCCCGCGTTGCTCGGCAAATGGTAATGCGCTTCGGGATGAGCGATCGCCTCGGCCCCGTTGCCCTCGGTCGTCAGCAAGGCAATATGTTCCTCGGTCGCGACATCGCCGCTGAGCGGGACTTCTCCGAAGAAACCGCTGCCGCTGTGGATGATGAAGTCCGCAACCTCGTTGACCAAGCCTATCGCCGCGCCAAGTCGGTATTGGTCGATAACCGCACCGTCTTGGATCACCTAGCCCAAATGCTCGTCGAACGGGAAACCGTTGATGCAGAAGAACTGCAAGAGCTGCTAGCCAGCAGCGACGTGAAAATGGCCACGATTGCCTAG
- a CDS encoding sugar ABC transporter permease — MILANVYRRGLRGFLPWFYVGPALLFLLLYLVLPTVQTVYLSFLDGRSQQFVGWDNYRVLLTNPATGIALRNNLLWLVGVTGVSVGLGLVLAVLLDRVRYEPIIKGLIFMPMAISFVGASVIWRFVYAYRPAGQEQLGLLNAIVTALGGQPMGWTVETCWPLADWAPITLPGVGWEWSCWGIPFLNTLALMTIMIWLQTGFCMVLLSAAVKGIPADVVDAARVDGATELQIFWRMTVPLIRPTIAVVATTVVIVVLKVFDIVWVMTGGQQETEVLASRMIKEMFNFREFGRGSAIAVLLLLAVVPVMVSSMRRFRDGEDGL; from the coding sequence ATGATCTTAGCTAACGTTTATCGCCGAGGGCTGAGGGGGTTCCTCCCCTGGTTCTATGTGGGGCCAGCGCTGTTGTTTCTGCTGCTCTACTTGGTGTTGCCTACGGTACAAACGGTCTACCTGAGTTTTTTAGATGGGCGATCGCAGCAGTTTGTGGGCTGGGATAACTACCGCGTTTTGTTGACCAATCCGGCAACGGGGATCGCTCTGCGCAATAATCTGCTTTGGCTGGTGGGGGTTACGGGCGTAAGCGTGGGGCTGGGGTTGGTGCTGGCGGTCTTGCTGGATCGGGTGCGCTATGAACCAATCATCAAGGGGCTAATTTTTATGCCCATGGCGATTTCCTTCGTGGGTGCGAGCGTCATCTGGCGGTTTGTCTATGCCTATCGCCCAGCCGGTCAGGAGCAGCTTGGCCTGTTGAATGCGATCGTCACGGCTCTGGGGGGGCAACCCATGGGCTGGACGGTGGAAACCTGTTGGCCGCTGGCAGATTGGGCACCCATCACGCTGCCGGGGGTGGGCTGGGAGTGGTCTTGCTGGGGGATCCCCTTTCTCAACACCCTGGCTTTAATGACCATCATGATCTGGCTACAAACAGGCTTTTGCATGGTGTTGCTCTCGGCGGCGGTGAAAGGGATTCCGGCAGATGTAGTGGATGCGGCCCGTGTGGATGGCGCTACGGAACTGCAAATTTTTTGGCGGATGACCGTGCCGCTCATTCGTCCGACGATCGCTGTGGTGGCAACGACGGTGGTGATCGTGGTGCTAAAAGTGTTTGATATTGTTTGGGTGATGACGGGCGGTCAGCAGGAAACTGAGGTATTGGCCAGTCGCATGATCAAGGAAATGTTTAATTTTCGCGAGTTTGGGCGCGGTAGTGCGATCGCTGTCTTGTTGCTTTTGGCTGTGGTGCCGGTGATGGTCAGCTCAATGCGGCGCTTTCGGGATGGGGAGGATGGGCTATGA
- a CDS encoding ABC transporter permease, producing MLSQRRSLSFYLLAAFFSLFVLFLYGPMLVIFILSLQGPDGALTFPVRSFGFHWIIALFGQQRVGDFVGAFQRSFLLGIVVMLVSAVVGLMAGMAFRQRFVGSRVIFYLTISSLIVPSILVSLGIGIAFNLLGWSTNWYTSGLAAHLTWTLPFAFLIMVGVFNRFDRSYEEAARDLGASELKTFGEIVLPLIGPSLIGVALFGFTLSYDEFIRTSLVSGGRNTLPLEIFGMTTNVTTPALYALGTVTTVFSFLVITIAFVSYQWVSQRQK from the coding sequence ATGCTTTCCCAACGGCGATCGCTCTCCTTTTATCTCCTAGCCGCCTTTTTTAGCCTCTTCGTCCTGTTTCTCTACGGGCCGATGCTGGTGATTTTCATCCTGTCGCTGCAGGGCCCCGATGGTGCCCTCACCTTCCCCGTACGCAGCTTTGGCTTTCACTGGATCATCGCCCTCTTTGGGCAGCAGCGGGTGGGCGATTTTGTGGGAGCATTTCAGCGATCGTTCTTGCTAGGCATTGTGGTGATGCTGGTCTCGGCGGTGGTGGGGCTGATGGCGGGCATGGCTTTCCGGCAACGATTTGTGGGATCGCGGGTGATTTTCTACCTCACGATTTCTAGCCTAATTGTGCCGAGTATTTTGGTCTCCCTGGGCATCGGCATTGCCTTCAACCTGCTGGGCTGGTCGACCAACTGGTATACCTCCGGTCTTGCCGCCCATTTGACTTGGACGTTACCCTTCGCCTTCTTGATTATGGTGGGTGTGTTCAACCGTTTCGATCGCTCCTATGAAGAAGCGGCTCGTGACCTAGGAGCCAGTGAACTCAAAACTTTTGGGGAAATTGTCCTTCCCTTAATTGGCCCCAGCCTGATTGGTGTAGCGCTGTTTGGCTTCACCCTGTCCTACGATGAATTTATCCGCACGTCTCTGGTGTCCGGCGGTCGCAATACCCTGCCGTTAGAAATCTTCGGCATGACCACCAACGTCACCACCCCAGCCCTCTACGCTTTGGGCACGGTGACCACCGTCTTTTCCTTTTTGGTGATCACCATCGCCTTTGTATCCTACCAATGGGTTTCCCAGCGGCAAAAGTAG
- a CDS encoding ABC transporter permease — MIKSWNAIAPYVLIAPQTLIFLLFLIFPIATIVVVSFWEFTGYSMTPAFTLDNYIGIFTSQVTLGTYLSTFRFVGLVWLFTLLIGFPVSYFLAFCIEDVRLQIILFLVCTVPFWTSNIIRMISWIPFLGREGILNNLLISIGVTDSPIDIFLFSDFAVVLAMVHLYTLFMIVPIFNSLMRIERSLIAAAQDAGASSLQVLKEVIVPLAFPGIAIGSIFVVTLTMGEFVTIRLMSGGQSASIGYLIRNQIGSLQYPLAAANAVILLMVTLVLIFAIMRLVDIRKEL; from the coding sequence ATGATTAAGAGTTGGAATGCGATCGCCCCCTATGTATTAATTGCGCCCCAGACGCTGATTTTTCTTTTATTTTTAATTTTTCCCATCGCCACCATCGTCGTGGTCAGTTTTTGGGAATTCACCGGCTATTCCATGACGCCGGCCTTTACCCTCGATAACTACATCGGTATCTTTACTTCCCAAGTTACCCTGGGTACCTACCTCAGCACCTTTCGCTTTGTGGGACTGGTGTGGCTCTTCACCCTGCTGATTGGCTTTCCGGTATCCTACTTCCTAGCCTTTTGCATCGAGGATGTGCGGCTACAGATCATCCTGTTTTTGGTCTGCACCGTGCCGTTCTGGACGTCCAACATTATTCGTATGATTTCCTGGATTCCTTTCTTGGGGCGAGAGGGCATTCTGAATAATCTCTTGATCAGCATCGGGGTGACGGATTCTCCCATTGATATTTTTCTCTTCTCCGACTTTGCCGTGGTGCTGGCCATGGTGCATCTCTACACCCTGTTTATGATCGTGCCGATTTTCAATAGCCTGATGCGCATCGAGCGATCGCTGATTGCTGCTGCTCAGGATGCTGGTGCTTCCAGTCTACAGGTGCTCAAAGAGGTGATTGTTCCCCTGGCTTTCCCTGGTATTGCCATCGGCTCTATTTTTGTGGTGACTTTGACCATGGGTGAATTTGTCACCATTCGGCTGATGAGTGGCGGTCAGTCTGCTTCCATCGGCTACCTGATTCGCAATCAAATCGGCAGTTTGCAATATCCCCTAGCCGCCGCCAATGCGGTGATTTTGCTGATGGTGACCCTTGTGCTGATCTTCGCCATCATGCGCCTTGTCGATATCCGTAAAGAACTGTAG
- a CDS encoding ABC transporter ATP-binding protein, whose translation MVGTEQAQAEHLAAQAAIAAAARGVTLRSVTKQYGAVTAVENINLDIAAGSYCCLLGPSGCGKTTTLRMIAGHEEISGGEVFIGDQRVNGLPAAQRNTAMVFQNYALFPHKTVWKNVEFGLKMRNIPAQERVERVDEMLDIVGLAQFASRRPHMLSGGQQQRVALARALVTRPQVLLLDEPLSALDESLRVKTRGELRKLQKQFGMTFIQVTHAQDEAFSLSDQIVVMDHGHIDQIGTPSAIFEEPASRFVAQFVGDNNLFDGRILQGADQNLMAQIEVDGLGVFVGKGSSASVGMAATCCVRSDRLLLTPTDGTLPADYLNQVMARITSIEFTGYITRVSLMVEQTETEILYKARTTDWQTLALDEGEQVRLSWMPEHCSILLS comes from the coding sequence ATGGTTGGAACAGAACAGGCTCAAGCCGAGCATCTGGCAGCCCAGGCTGCGATCGCCGCTGCTGCAAGGGGCGTCACCTTGCGATCGGTTACCAAGCAATACGGAGCTGTCACGGCGGTTGAAAATATCAATTTAGACATCGCGGCGGGCTCCTACTGCTGTTTGTTGGGGCCGAGCGGCTGTGGCAAAACAACAACGCTGCGGATGATTGCCGGTCACGAAGAGATCAGCGGCGGTGAGGTGTTCATTGGCGATCAGCGGGTGAATGGCCTGCCTGCCGCCCAGCGCAATACCGCTATGGTGTTTCAAAACTACGCGTTGTTCCCCCATAAAACGGTATGGAAAAATGTGGAGTTTGGCCTAAAAATGCGGAATATTCCTGCCCAAGAGCGGGTGGAGCGGGTGGATGAGATGTTGGACATCGTGGGACTAGCGCAGTTTGCTAGCCGTCGTCCCCATATGCTCAGCGGTGGGCAGCAGCAGCGGGTGGCCTTGGCCCGAGCGCTGGTGACTCGTCCCCAAGTGTTGCTCTTGGACGAACCCCTGAGTGCTCTGGATGAAAGTCTTCGAGTCAAGACCCGGGGGGAATTACGCAAGCTGCAAAAGCAGTTTGGTATGACCTTTATCCAGGTTACCCATGCCCAGGATGAAGCCTTTTCTCTCTCGGATCAGATCGTGGTCATGGATCACGGGCATATTGACCAGATCGGCACCCCCAGCGCCATTTTTGAAGAGCCGGCCTCCCGCTTTGTGGCTCAGTTTGTCGGCGACAACAACCTATTTGATGGCCGGATCTTGCAAGGTGCCGATCAAAATCTGATGGCCCAAATTGAGGTGGATGGCCTGGGTGTCTTTGTGGGGAAGGGCAGTAGCGCCAGCGTTGGCATGGCGGCCACCTGCTGTGTCCGCAGCGATCGCCTCCTGCTCACCCCAACCGATGGCACCCTGCCGGCCGACTACCTGAACCAGGTGATGGCGCGGATTACTTCCATTGAGTTCACGGGCTACATTACGCGCGTGTCCCTCATGGTAGAACAGACGGAAACCGAAATTCTTTATAAAGCTCGAACAACCGATTGGCAGACCCTCGCCCTAGATGAGGGAGAGCAGGTCAGGCTTTCATGGATGCCGGAGCATTGTAGTATTCTGCTGAGTTAA
- a CDS encoding GNAT family N-acetyltransferase, whose product MVQLRPHLDPAEFVSQVQRQQQVGYHLVYLDVDAAVQAIAGFRIVETLANGKVLYIDDLVTDGVAQGNGYGKALIDWLLDYARSKDCASIHLDSGVQRTGAHRFYFGRGMTITAFHFGMKLDPDL is encoded by the coding sequence ATGGTGCAGTTACGACCGCACCTAGACCCAGCGGAATTTGTCAGCCAAGTGCAGCGCCAGCAGCAGGTTGGCTACCATTTGGTGTACTTAGATGTGGATGCCGCCGTGCAGGCGATCGCTGGATTCCGCATTGTGGAAACCCTTGCCAACGGTAAGGTGCTGTATATTGACGACCTGGTTACCGATGGTGTCGCCCAAGGCAATGGCTATGGCAAAGCGCTGATCGATTGGCTGCTAGACTATGCGCGATCAAAAGACTGCGCATCGATCCATCTAGACAGCGGCGTGCAGCGGACGGGGGCTCATCGCTTCTACTTTGGGCGAGGTATGACGATTACCGCGTTTCACTTTGGTATGAAACTCGACCCAGATCTCTAA